A DNA window from Desulfomicrobium macestii contains the following coding sequences:
- a CDS encoding flagellar basal body-associated FliL family protein, whose translation MILLILLAQISPEGDKNVALDDERLQDSVPKGLQKVELDLDDALFLEFEETEEETEATPLESLPEPEEAAPPSEQTEAPAKKNRKKLWILGIAASLCLLFGAGGSYYFMKSDPPAPEEQNAKESESSPEQHAPEGSASDAVESHENATVQPPEQIEAYSLEQFQIEYNIDGKIRFLTCRFSIPDTTEIMRAEIQAKKLFIRDGVYRYLKNSPLFLLDTDQESEKLKTDLAAVINQTLKSGQVSEILLEEYVVK comes from the coding sequence ATGATCCTGCTCATCCTTCTCGCCCAGATTTCCCCTGAAGGCGACAAAAACGTCGCCCTGGATGATGAACGCCTGCAGGACAGCGTCCCCAAAGGACTGCAGAAAGTTGAACTTGATCTGGATGACGCCCTCTTTCTTGAGTTCGAGGAAACCGAGGAAGAAACCGAAGCCACTCCCCTCGAATCCCTGCCGGAACCCGAGGAAGCGGCTCCTCCTTCGGAACAGACCGAAGCACCCGCCAAAAAAAACCGAAAGAAATTATGGATTCTCGGTATTGCCGCAAGCCTGTGCTTGCTGTTTGGCGCCGGAGGGTCCTACTACTTCATGAAATCCGATCCGCCAGCCCCGGAAGAACAGAATGCCAAAGAATCGGAAAGTTCCCCGGAACAGCACGCGCCCGAAGGTTCTGCTTCAGACGCTGTCGAGTCTCACGAAAATGCCACGGTCCAGCCGCCAGAACAAATCGAAGCCTACTCCCTCGAACAGTTTCAAATCGAATACAATATTGACGGTAAAATCCGCTTTCTGACCTGCCGTTTTTCCATACCGGACACGACCGAGATAATGCGTGCTGAAATCCAGGCCAAAAAGCTGTTCATCCGCGACGGAGTGTATCGATACCTCAAGAACTCGCCCCTTTTCCTGCTGGATACCGACCAAGAATCCGAAAAATTGAAGACTGACCTGGCAGCTGTCATCAATCAGACCTTAAAGAGCGGCCAGGTATCTGAAATTCTACTGGAAGAATACGTGGTGAAATAA
- a CDS encoding flagellar biosynthesis protein FlhF has protein sequence MQVKTFSGRSTSEIMARIKSELGPDAIILSNQKQTRKGVTCYEIMAALDMPQEQASPAESVMPLAQNDASCLREEWSRLRKQLMAVLKPQMDMQLLTPRQQLVFEYLEREGVKEDVLIDLWEKFRHAPDAPTLSVMNGMVSLSPWFDTDWTHKFHLLTGPFGSGKTSTTLRLALSLKKMRPKARILVVNADRSQGKGRLYLRHYTELSGLSYRELDNSAQWESLERDARSHDLVLLDLPGLPAHQQLDSWLQEVSGGKLPACHVHLVLSPLFAPPQMDAFVSRFRSASASSIIWTKLDEACNYGEIINQANNTGLPISLFSMGPDLKNSLAQPKDQDVWKLLLRHELPQATN, from the coding sequence ATGCAGGTCAAAACATTCAGCGGAAGAAGCACCTCGGAAATCATGGCCCGGATCAAGAGCGAACTTGGTCCCGACGCCATCATCCTGAGCAACCAGAAACAGACCCGCAAAGGCGTCACCTGCTACGAGATCATGGCCGCCCTTGACATGCCGCAGGAACAGGCCTCGCCAGCGGAGTCCGTCATGCCTCTGGCCCAGAACGATGCCAGTTGCCTGCGCGAGGAATGGTCCAGGCTGCGCAAGCAGCTCATGGCCGTCCTGAAGCCGCAGATGGACATGCAGCTTTTGACACCGCGCCAGCAGCTGGTTTTCGAATATCTGGAACGGGAGGGCGTGAAGGAGGATGTACTGATCGATCTGTGGGAAAAATTCCGCCACGCGCCCGATGCGCCCACCCTGTCAGTCATGAACGGCATGGTCAGCCTCAGCCCCTGGTTCGATACGGACTGGACGCACAAGTTTCACCTGCTGACCGGCCCCTTCGGCAGCGGCAAGACCAGCACCACCCTGAGGCTGGCCCTGTCCCTGAAAAAAATGCGCCCAAAGGCGCGCATCCTGGTGGTCAACGCCGATCGCTCCCAGGGCAAGGGGCGGCTCTACCTCCGCCATTACACGGAGCTCTCGGGCCTGTCCTATCGGGAGCTCGACAACTCCGCCCAATGGGAGAGCCTTGAGCGCGACGCCAGATCTCATGACCTCGTCCTGCTTGACCTGCCGGGCCTGCCCGCCCATCAGCAGCTTGACTCCTGGCTGCAGGAGGTTTCCGGAGGGAAGCTTCCGGCCTGCCATGTGCATCTGGTGCTGAGCCCGCTTTTCGCTCCCCCGCAGATGGATGCGTTCGTGTCCAGATTCCGCTCCGCCTCCGCGTCCAGCATTATCTGGACGAAGCTTGATGAAGCCTGTAATTATGGGGAAATAATCAATCAGGCCAACAACACCGGTCTGCCGATCTCTCTTTTTTCCATGGGGCCGGATCTGAAGAACTCGCTGGCCCAACCCAAGGATCAGGATGTCTGGAAACTCTTGCTGCGACACGAACTGCCGCAAGCAACCAACTAA
- a CDS encoding chemotaxis response regulator CheY encodes MAVNTNMRVLIVDDFSTMRRIIKNILRQLGFNNIIEADDGTAAWEVLTKDQVDFIISDWNMPQMTGIELLRKVRASEEFGDLPFLMVTAEAQQENIIEAVQAKVSNYIVKPFTAETLGQKINKIFE; translated from the coding sequence ATGGCGGTCAATACGAACATGCGGGTGCTCATCGTTGATGATTTTTCGACCATGCGGCGGATCATCAAGAATATTCTTCGTCAGCTCGGTTTCAACAACATCATCGAAGCTGACGACGGAACCGCGGCCTGGGAAGTCCTGACCAAGGACCAGGTGGATTTCATAATCTCCGATTGGAACATGCCGCAGATGACCGGCATCGAGCTCCTGCGCAAGGTGCGGGCCAGCGAAGAATTCGGCGACCTGCCCTTTCTCATGGTCACGGCGGAGGCACAGCAGGAAAACATCATCGAAGCCGTGCAGGCCAAGGTGTCCAATTACATAGTCAAGCCCTTCACAGCCGAGACACTGGGGCAAAAAATCAATAAAATCTTCGAATAA
- a CDS encoding FliA/WhiG family RNA polymerase sigma factor, with product MGTSSSSGRSSSLRNKSAEPVWAVLEQTGITFASLSPSDKDCIARGFASRIKIIALHLKAKLPAHIELSDLISAGTLGLMEALGKFQPELNIRFETFADSRIRGAMLDELRRMDWYSRGLRQRIKKLEQVIRDFEQENGHAPSRNELLELTGQDRQELEATLEAVNSQIILSLDAIQDQWNQPGEGGNHREPFASVAFHDIIDKLGHLIDRLNEREKLVLSLYYTEELNMKEVALALDITEGRVSQLHSQALGKLKKMFVREYGDIN from the coding sequence ATGGGAACATCAAGTTCTTCTGGAAGAAGCTCCTCTTTGCGGAATAAATCCGCAGAGCCCGTCTGGGCCGTTCTGGAGCAGACGGGCATCACTTTTGCGTCCTTGAGTCCCTCGGACAAGGATTGCATCGCGCGCGGCTTCGCCTCGCGTATCAAGATCATCGCCCTGCACCTCAAGGCCAAGCTTCCGGCCCATATCGAACTTTCCGACCTGATCAGCGCAGGCACGCTTGGGCTCATGGAGGCGCTGGGAAAATTCCAGCCGGAACTGAATATCCGCTTCGAGACATTCGCCGACAGCCGCATACGCGGGGCCATGCTGGACGAACTTCGTCGCATGGACTGGTATTCCAGGGGGCTTCGCCAGCGCATCAAAAAGCTTGAACAGGTCATCAGAGATTTCGAGCAGGAAAATGGGCACGCCCCTTCACGCAACGAGCTTCTGGAACTCACCGGACAGGACCGCCAGGAGCTGGAAGCGACGCTTGAGGCCGTGAACTCCCAGATCATTCTGAGCCTTGATGCGATCCAGGACCAATGGAATCAGCCCGGAGAGGGGGGCAATCACCGCGAACCCTTTGCCTCCGTGGCCTTCCACGACATCATTGACAAGCTCGGTCATCTCATCGATAGACTTAATGAACGGGAAAAGCTGGTCTTAAGTTTGTATTACACTGAAGAACTCAATATGAAAGAAGTGGCGCTGGCCCTCGACATAACCGAAGGGCGGGTCTCTCAGCTGCACTCCCAGGCGCTTGGAAAGCTCAAGAAAATGTTTGTGCGCGAATACGGCGATATCAACTGA
- a CDS encoding MinD/ParA family protein yields MSSSLPIVLSVTSGKGGVGKTNVSVNLALCLSKLGKRCVILDADLGLANVDVVLGLTPERNLFHVFHEGVSLGDILCPTEYGFSILPAASGVSEMLSLSTGQKLELLEAMDVLEDSIDFLIVDTGAGINDNVLYFNLAAQERLVVVTPEPTSLTDAYALIKVLKLRHGVDKFHIVINMAKNEKSAKDIFVKLYNACDHFLTGVSLNFVGAIPQDKAVRQAVIEQQPFCSLTPDTEASLAMQRIARNLAQWTPQDHLDGNIKFFWKKLLFAE; encoded by the coding sequence ATGAGCTCCTCTCTCCCCATTGTACTCTCGGTCACCTCCGGCAAGGGAGGCGTCGGCAAAACGAACGTTTCCGTCAATCTCGCCCTGTGCCTGAGCAAGCTCGGCAAGCGATGCGTCATACTTGACGCGGACCTCGGGCTGGCCAACGTGGATGTCGTGCTGGGCCTGACTCCGGAGCGAAACCTTTTCCATGTGTTCCACGAAGGGGTCTCCCTGGGCGACATCCTCTGTCCCACCGAATATGGATTCTCGATCCTGCCGGCGGCCAGCGGAGTCAGCGAGATGCTGTCCCTGTCCACGGGGCAGAAACTCGAACTCCTGGAAGCCATGGACGTGCTGGAAGACAGCATCGACTTTCTGATCGTGGACACTGGAGCGGGCATCAACGACAATGTGCTCTATTTCAACCTGGCGGCCCAGGAACGCCTGGTGGTCGTCACGCCGGAGCCGACCTCCCTCACCGACGCATACGCCCTGATCAAGGTACTGAAGCTCAGGCATGGCGTGGACAAATTTCATATCGTGATCAACATGGCCAAGAACGAAAAATCGGCCAAGGACATCTTCGTCAAGCTGTACAATGCGTGCGACCACTTCCTAACCGGGGTCTCCCTGAATTTCGTCGGCGCCATCCCCCAGGACAAGGCCGTACGCCAGGCCGTCATCGAACAGCAACCTTTCTGCAGCCTGACCCCCGACACCGAAGCCTCCCTGGCGATGCAGCGCATCGCCCGCAACTTGGCGCAATGGACACCGCAGGATCATCTCGATGGGAACATCAAGTTCTTCTGGAAGAAGCTCCTCTTTGCGGAATAA